One segment of Neobacillus endophyticus DNA contains the following:
- the spoIIAA gene encoding anti-sigma F factor antagonist, with translation MSLNIELETKHDVLCIRLSGELDHHTADELREKAAAVIEKNEIRHIVLNLEQLTFMDSSGLGVILGRYKQIKQVHGEMVVCAISPSIQRLFDMSGLFKIVKMEPTEEYALQRLGVA, from the coding sequence GTGAGTCTAAACATTGAGTTGGAAACAAAACACGATGTCTTGTGCATTCGTTTAAGTGGTGAACTGGATCATCACACAGCAGATGAACTGCGTGAAAAAGCGGCAGCCGTCATTGAAAAAAATGAAATCCGTCATATTGTTTTGAATCTCGAACAATTAACCTTTATGGACAGCTCTGGTTTAGGGGTTATTTTAGGAAGATACAAGCAAATTAAACAGGTACACGGCGAAATGGTGGTTTGCGCAATTTCCCCAAGCATACAAAGACTGTTCGACATGTCTGGTTTATTTAAAATTGTCAAAATGGAACCGACTGAGGAATATGCTTTGCAAAGATTGGGGGTGGCCTAA
- a CDS encoding D-alanyl-D-alanine carboxypeptidase family protein has protein sequence MKRIVSLMMISVFLFSIWGPSAFAAEVKKNSADIVSNVKSAILIERDTGKILYEKNGNEELPPASMTKIMTMLLIMEAIDKGKLNWNEKIRTSEHAASMGGSQIFLEPGEEMTAKEMMMGIAIGSGNDAAVAMGERIAGSEEAFVDMMNQKAKQLGLKHTFFKNPTGLPVSGHYSSAYDMAIMAKELLKYEDITKFTGLYESYLRQNTDKKFWLVNTNKLVRFYPGVDGLKTGFTAEAKYCLTATAQKDGMRVIAVVFGAPTSKERNAEVTKMLNYAFSQYQTHPMYKRNQVIGMAKVSKGQEKTVDAVTSEPLSLLTKKGEKTEKVTKKVILKKDLNAPIHKGDPIGTIKLIKDGKVLLESPLVANKEVKEATWWTLFKRSFGMFTKAGK, from the coding sequence ATGAAACGAATTGTCTCTTTGATGATGATTTCTGTATTTCTGTTTAGTATATGGGGACCATCCGCTTTTGCGGCAGAGGTAAAGAAGAATTCGGCTGATATTGTGAGTAATGTAAAGTCAGCTATTTTAATTGAGCGGGATACTGGGAAGATCCTCTATGAGAAAAATGGCAATGAAGAATTGCCACCAGCCAGTATGACGAAAATCATGACCATGCTGTTAATTATGGAGGCAATTGACAAAGGGAAGCTTAATTGGAATGAAAAAATTCGTACAAGTGAACATGCAGCTTCGATGGGAGGCTCGCAAATATTCCTTGAACCTGGCGAAGAAATGACAGCGAAAGAAATGATGATGGGAATAGCCATTGGCTCCGGAAATGATGCGGCAGTGGCAATGGGTGAAAGAATAGCAGGGTCTGAGGAAGCTTTTGTAGATATGATGAATCAAAAAGCCAAGCAGCTTGGATTAAAGCATACATTCTTTAAAAATCCGACCGGGCTGCCTGTCAGTGGACACTATAGTTCTGCCTATGATATGGCAATCATGGCAAAAGAATTACTTAAATATGAAGATATAACAAAGTTCACCGGTTTGTACGAGTCATACCTTCGTCAAAATACGGACAAAAAATTTTGGCTAGTCAATACAAATAAATTGGTCCGTTTCTATCCAGGAGTTGATGGATTAAAAACGGGGTTTACTGCTGAAGCAAAATACTGTTTAACAGCTACAGCGCAAAAAGATGGAATGAGGGTAATTGCCGTTGTTTTTGGGGCGCCAACTTCAAAAGAAAGAAATGCAGAAGTCACCAAAATGCTAAACTATGCCTTTAGTCAATACCAGACTCATCCGATGTATAAAAGAAATCAAGTAATTGGAATGGCCAAAGTAAGCAAAGGGCAAGAAAAAACAGTTGATGCCGTAACAAGTGAACCACTCTCCTTGTTGACGAAAAAGGGTGAGAAAACAGAAAAAGTAACAAAAAAGGTGATTCTCAAGAAAGATCTTAATGCTCCGATCCATAAAGGTGATCCGATTGGAACCATTAAACTTATAAAAGATGGCAAAGTCCTTCTAGAAAGCCCGCTGGTTGCAAACAAAGAAGTGAAAGAGGCTACATGGTGGACATTATTTAAACGATCATTTGGCATGTTCACAAAGGCTGGAAAATAA
- a CDS encoding pyrimidine-nucleoside phosphorylase codes for MRMVDLIEKKRDGHELSTDEINFIIKGYTDGSIPDYQVSALTMAIVFRGMTEKERADLTMAMVQSGDQIDLSQIEGKKVDKHSTGGVGDTTTLVLGPLVASVGVPVAKMSGRGLGHTGGTIDKLESVKGFHVEIDNKEFIELVNKNKIAVIGQSGNLTPADKKLYALRDVTATVESIPLIASSIMSKKIAAGADAIVLDVKTGAGAFMKTLEDSRELAKAMVGIGNNVGRRTMAVISDMSQPLGFAIGNALEVKEAIDTLKGEGPEDLTELCLTLGSYMVYVGGKSSSLEEARGMLENAIKDGSALEKLKVFLSSQGGDASVVDDPSQLPQAKYQIELEAQEDGYVAEIVADEVGTAAMLLGAGRATKESSIDLAVGLVLRKKIGDLVKKGESLVTIYSNFEEVSEVKQKLYENIKISAEKTNAPILIHESITE; via the coding sequence ATGAGAATGGTCGATTTAATTGAAAAAAAACGCGATGGGCATGAATTGTCAACAGACGAAATTAATTTTATTATTAAAGGCTACACCGACGGATCTATACCTGACTACCAAGTCAGTGCTTTAACTATGGCCATTGTTTTTAGAGGGATGACCGAAAAAGAACGAGCAGACCTAACCATGGCAATGGTACAATCCGGTGACCAAATTGATTTATCGCAAATTGAAGGCAAAAAAGTGGATAAACATTCTACGGGAGGAGTTGGCGACACCACTACTCTAGTCCTTGGGCCTCTTGTTGCCTCAGTTGGTGTACCGGTTGCCAAAATGTCGGGTCGCGGTTTGGGGCATACAGGAGGAACGATTGATAAATTAGAATCAGTAAAAGGGTTTCATGTTGAAATAGATAATAAAGAATTTATTGAACTTGTTAATAAAAATAAAATTGCGGTAATTGGTCAAAGCGGCAACCTAACACCTGCTGATAAGAAGCTCTATGCTCTTAGGGATGTGACTGCCACTGTTGAAAGTATTCCACTGATTGCCAGCTCCATCATGAGCAAAAAAATTGCCGCTGGCGCTGATGCAATTGTGCTTGATGTTAAAACAGGTGCAGGAGCATTTATGAAGACACTGGAAGATTCCCGTGAATTAGCCAAAGCAATGGTGGGGATCGGAAACAATGTAGGCAGAAGAACAATGGCTGTAATTTCTGATATGAGCCAGCCATTAGGATTTGCCATTGGAAACGCGCTAGAAGTAAAAGAAGCAATTGATACATTAAAAGGGGAAGGCCCTGAAGATTTGACAGAACTATGTTTAACATTGGGAAGTTATATGGTATATGTGGGCGGAAAATCCAGCTCGTTAGAAGAAGCAAGAGGCATGCTGGAAAATGCCATCAAGGATGGTTCAGCACTAGAAAAGCTTAAAGTCTTCCTAAGCTCTCAAGGCGGGGACGCATCCGTTGTGGATGACCCGAGCCAGCTGCCGCAAGCAAAATATCAAATTGAATTGGAAGCGCAAGAAGATGGCTACGTAGCAGAAATTGTCGCTGATGAAGTTGGAACAGCTGCAATGCTCCTTGGAGCAGGAAGAGCAACAAAAGAATCCTCCATCGACTTGGCTGTAGGTCTCGTTTTAAGAAAAAAAATAGGAGACCTAGTCAAAAAGGGAGAATCATTAGTCACCATCTACAGCAACTTTGAAGAAGTCAGCGAAGTCAAACAAAAACTGTACGAAAATATCAAAATTTCAGCTGAAAAAACCAACGCACCAATTTTAATTCATGAATCTATAACTGAATAA
- a CDS encoding purine-nucleoside phosphorylase: MESEKIYTAADFLKQRFNNQPKIGLILGSGLGVLADEIEDPIKIPYQDIPGFPVSTVEGHAGQLVFGSLCGVDVVAMQGRFHFYEGYSMDKVTFPVRVMKAIGVETLIVTNAAGGVNESFSPGDLMIINDHINFTGTNPLIGPNDAKLGVRFPDMSEAYSKELRHLAKETAERLGIDVKEGVYFGFSGPVYETPAEIRMVRTLGGDAVGMSTVPEVIVARHSNMKILGISCISNMAAGILDQPLTHDEVIETTEKVKANFLLYIKEIVKSLK; encoded by the coding sequence ATGGAAAGTGAAAAAATTTATACGGCCGCTGATTTTTTAAAACAAAGGTTTAATAACCAGCCAAAAATTGGCCTAATTTTAGGATCTGGTCTTGGTGTACTAGCAGATGAGATTGAAGATCCAATCAAAATCCCTTATCAGGATATCCCTGGATTTCCTGTTTCCACAGTAGAAGGGCATGCCGGACAATTAGTTTTTGGCTCGTTATGCGGTGTAGATGTCGTTGCCATGCAAGGAAGGTTCCATTTCTATGAAGGCTACAGTATGGATAAAGTCACGTTCCCTGTTCGTGTTATGAAAGCAATTGGTGTGGAAACTCTTATTGTAACGAATGCAGCGGGAGGAGTGAATGAAAGCTTTTCTCCTGGCGATCTAATGATTATTAACGATCATATTAATTTTACAGGCACCAACCCATTAATTGGTCCAAATGATGCGAAGCTTGGTGTCCGTTTCCCTGATATGTCCGAAGCCTATTCAAAGGAACTTAGACATTTGGCAAAAGAAACGGCGGAACGTCTTGGCATTGATGTAAAAGAAGGTGTATATTTCGGATTCTCAGGACCTGTATATGAAACACCTGCAGAAATTCGAATGGTCCGCACACTTGGTGGTGATGCTGTCGGAATGTCAACTGTTCCAGAGGTCATTGTGGCCCGTCATAGCAATATGAAGATACTCGGTATTTCCTGTATTTCCAATATGGCAGCAGGCATTTTGGACCAGCCATTAACTCATGATGAGGTTATTGAAACAACAGAAAAAGTGAAAGCCAATTTCCTCCTCTATATAAAAGAGATTGTGAAGAGTCTTAAATAA
- the deoB gene encoding phosphopentomutase, with amino-acid sequence MEAATYKRIFIIVMDSVGIGEAPDAEKFNDKGADTFGHIAEKMNGLNMPNMGKLGLSNIRELKGIAKAEIPLAYYTKMKEASNGKDTMTGHWEIMGLNIQTPFRVFPDGFPDELLSELEERTGRKIIGNKPASGTEILVELGEEHMKTGSLIVYTSADSVLQIAAHEEIVPLEELYNICKIARELTLDEKYMVGRIIARPFVGEPGNFKRTANRHDYALKPFGRTVMNELKDAGYDVIAIGKISDIYDGEGVTQSLRTVSNMDGMDKLVQTLNMDFTGISFLNLVDFDALYGHRRDPEGYGKALEEYDARLPEVFAKMREDDLLMITADHGNDPIAPGTDHTREYVPLLVYSKSMKEGKELPLRETFADLGATVAENFNVKMPPYGKSFLHEL; translated from the coding sequence ATGGAAGCCGCTACATATAAACGTATTTTCATTATTGTTATGGATTCCGTAGGGATCGGAGAAGCGCCCGATGCTGAAAAATTTAATGATAAAGGCGCAGACACCTTTGGTCATATAGCAGAAAAGATGAATGGACTTAACATGCCAAATATGGGCAAGCTTGGTCTAAGTAACATCCGTGAATTAAAAGGGATTGCTAAAGCAGAAATACCACTCGCTTATTACACAAAAATGAAAGAAGCCTCAAATGGAAAAGACACCATGACAGGGCATTGGGAAATCATGGGTTTAAACATACAAACCCCATTCCGCGTATTCCCTGATGGATTTCCAGATGAACTTTTGTCCGAGTTAGAAGAACGTACTGGCCGCAAGATCATTGGAAATAAGCCTGCAAGCGGTACGGAAATTCTCGTTGAACTTGGAGAAGAACATATGAAAACGGGCAGCCTAATCGTATATACATCTGCCGATTCTGTTCTTCAAATTGCTGCACATGAAGAAATTGTTCCACTTGAAGAACTATATAATATTTGCAAAATTGCCCGTGAATTAACGTTAGATGAAAAGTATATGGTTGGCCGTATTATTGCCCGCCCGTTTGTAGGTGAACCAGGTAATTTTAAACGTACTGCAAACCGCCATGATTATGCATTAAAACCATTTGGGCGCACAGTTATGAATGAATTGAAGGACGCTGGCTATGATGTTATTGCTATTGGGAAAATTTCCGATATTTATGATGGCGAAGGAGTAACCCAATCTCTTAGAACAGTTTCCAATATGGATGGCATGGATAAACTGGTACAAACATTAAATATGGACTTTACCGGAATCAGTTTTCTAAATCTCGTTGATTTTGATGCCCTTTACGGACATCGCCGTGACCCAGAAGGATACGGAAAAGCACTGGAAGAATATGATGCGAGACTACCTGAAGTGTTTGCAAAAATGAGGGAAGACGATTTATTAATGATTACGGCAGACCATGGAAATGACCCGATTGCTCCAGGTACAGACCATACAAGGGAATATGTACCATTACTCGTTTACTCAAAGAGCATGAAGGAAGGAAAAGAATTACCGTTAAGGGAAACATTCGCTGACCTTGGTGCAACAGTAGCGGAAAACTTTAATGTAAAAATGCCGCCATACGGGAAAAGCTTTTTACATGAATTATGA
- the xerD gene encoding site-specific tyrosine recombinase XerD, which produces MEEHLKSFMQYLAIDKEMADNTIQSYERDLKSYLHYLKNVELLNSLNEVQRVHIIHFFNFLKEQGKSAKTLARHAASIRAFHQYLLREKAVGHDPSVQIETPRTERSLPKILSLQEVEKLLNAPKANDHYGLRDKAMLELLYATGIRVSELIELDLEHVHVTMGFVRCFGKGNRERIIPIGNAAAEAINLYLNEGRTRFQTSKHQDNALFLNHQGRRLTRQGFWKILKKLSLESGINNELTPHTLRHSFAAHLIENGADLRAVQEMLGHADISTTEIYTQVTKPKLKEVYTKFHPRA; this is translated from the coding sequence ATGGAAGAGCATTTGAAATCATTCATGCAATATTTAGCCATTGATAAGGAGATGGCGGACAATACAATTCAATCATATGAGCGGGATTTAAAAAGCTATTTACATTATCTTAAGAATGTTGAATTGCTAAATTCACTGAATGAGGTACAGCGTGTCCATATTATACATTTTTTTAACTTTTTGAAAGAACAAGGGAAATCGGCAAAAACATTAGCCCGACATGCGGCATCTATTCGCGCCTTTCATCAATACTTATTGCGTGAAAAAGCTGTTGGGCATGATCCTTCTGTCCAGATTGAGACACCGCGGACAGAACGTTCTTTGCCTAAAATTTTGAGTCTGCAAGAGGTTGAGAAGCTATTAAATGCACCAAAAGCGAACGATCATTATGGATTAAGGGATAAGGCAATGCTTGAACTTTTATATGCAACAGGCATCCGCGTTAGCGAGCTAATCGAACTTGATTTAGAACACGTCCATGTAACAATGGGATTTGTAAGATGTTTTGGCAAGGGAAATCGGGAGCGAATCATACCAATTGGGAATGCTGCGGCAGAAGCCATAAACCTTTATTTAAATGAAGGGAGAACCAGGTTTCAAACTTCTAAACATCAGGATAATGCCTTGTTTTTAAACCATCAGGGACGCAGGCTGACAAGGCAGGGATTTTGGAAAATATTAAAAAAGTTGTCACTTGAATCAGGAATTAACAACGAGCTGACGCCACATACCTTAAGACACTCCTTTGCAGCTCATCTGATTGAGAACGGGGCTGACTTAAGAGCTGTACAGGAAATGCTTGGCCATGCTGATATTTCAACAACTGAAATATATACTCAAGTGACGAAACCAAAATTAAAAGAAGTCTATACTAAATTCCACCCACGGGCTTGA
- a CDS encoding YqzK family protein, whose product MVSFFKTVISTLKVFILFTGCTILFYYGIMWVTEEYQSYHRYDAPEGTALKVSNAVDHKDSSLFDRLKLFYLNGE is encoded by the coding sequence ATGGTTTCTTTTTTTAAAACTGTTATAAGCACTTTGAAGGTGTTTATTCTTTTCACAGGCTGCACGATTCTTTTTTATTATGGTATTATGTGGGTAACGGAAGAATACCAGAGTTATCATCGATACGATGCCCCGGAAGGCACGGCATTAAAAGTTTCAAACGCGGTAGATCATAAGGATTCCTCATTATTTGACCGTCTGAAACTGTTTTATTTAAATGGGGAGTAG
- the fur gene encoding ferric iron uptake transcriptional regulator, which yields METRIERIKKQLHSASYKLTPQREATVRVLLENEEDHLSAEDVYLLVKEKSPEIGLATVYRTLELLTELKIVDKINFGDGVSRYDLRQEGAAHFHHHLVCIECGAVDEIQEDLLEDVEAIVEQRWRFKIKDHRLTFHGICHRCQDKPREEERAE from the coding sequence ATGGAAACGAGAATTGAACGAATCAAAAAACAGTTGCATTCCGCAAGTTATAAACTTACTCCGCAGCGTGAAGCAACCGTTAGAGTTTTACTTGAAAATGAAGAGGATCATTTAAGTGCAGAAGATGTGTACCTCCTCGTAAAAGAAAAATCGCCTGAAATCGGCTTAGCAACTGTATATCGCACATTGGAATTGTTAACCGAATTAAAAATTGTTGATAAAATAAATTTTGGTGACGGTGTTTCCCGCTATGATTTACGCCAGGAAGGTGCAGCTCATTTTCATCATCATCTTGTCTGCATTGAATGTGGTGCCGTCGATGAAATTCAGGAAGATTTACTAGAAGATGTTGAAGCCATCGTAGAACAAAGATGGAGATTTAAAATAAAAGATCATCGCCTTACTTTTCATGGTATTTGCCATCGTTGCCAGGATAAGCCAAGAGAAGAGGAAAGGGCGGAATAA